The genomic DNA ACGGTTCCTGGTCGTTTGTCCTCTGGAAGCAGCGCTAACCGCGTCACGGCGGATACTGCATCAATTAGCGCCCAGTTTCAGCGGGGACAGCGGGATGAAGTCGAGAATGTGCATCGTCAGAATATTCAGCGTCGGCTGATGCAGCGAATTCAAAGCGCCAAGCAGCGGGGCGATCAGTATCTTCTCCAGCAGCTTGAGCGGGAAATGAATTTGTTTGTCTAGAGTATCAGTACAAGTTATTTGTCTCTCCGCTTGAGGGCAGGGTCAGGAATTAATCCGGCTCTGCCCGTTTTTATGGGTCATGCGTTAAGTCTTTTATATTTCATGCGTTACGCTGCACTGGGACATCCTACAGGAACTAGTCAAAGTCTGTGGGCAGGTCTGGCTGCGCTTCATGCTGAAACAGACGCTCAATCTGGGAGGGCACCACGCGACTAAGCGACAGTTGCGGGATAGCGTTGGGGGAAAAGA from Leptolyngbya ohadii IS1 includes the following:
- a CDS encoding DUF4278 domain-containing protein, which encodes MKLSYRGAEYEPELATVETIDRGVVGHYRGQSYGVRYPRHIPAQPVNTLTYRGITYATMPDGSRMTVPGRLSSGSSANRVTADTASISAQFQRGQRDEVENVHRQNIQRRLMQRIQSAKQRGDQYLLQQLEREMNLFV